A stretch of Myxococcus hansupus DNA encodes these proteins:
- a CDS encoding short-chain fatty acid transporter, protein METLVRIAEGLGRFSSRFVPSAFAIAVLLTLLTMALATGWAGAAPPAVLDAWGSGFWELLGFSMQMALVMFTGYLLALTGPVRALLERAARVPRTPRGAAAWMAFVSMALAYINWGLSLVASAMLVRFMVKRRPDVDYRLLVACAYFGLGATWHSGLSASAPLLVATPGHFLEKSLGVLPINTTLFSPFNLGLTLAVVAGLTLLAWLLHPRPENTVRVDPAVLESLGDFVPPERPAERGFAVWLDHSRLLNTVIGVLGLLWLARHLWMNGGWRALNLNVVNFTFLVLAVLLHGTPARLLKASEEAGTVLHGIVLQFPLYAGIYGIFKATGLTERIGELFVSLSTRETFPAIVYLYSGVVNYFVPSGGSKWAIEAPYLLDAATRLGVAPEKVVLAYAWGDMATDLIQPFWALPLLAVARLEFKELLGFLLVAFLVYLPLVTLAFFLFG, encoded by the coding sequence GTGGAGACGCTCGTCCGCATCGCCGAAGGCCTGGGCCGCTTCTCGTCGCGCTTCGTGCCCAGCGCGTTCGCCATCGCCGTCCTGCTCACGCTGCTCACCATGGCGCTGGCCACGGGCTGGGCCGGCGCCGCGCCGCCCGCCGTGTTGGATGCCTGGGGCAGCGGCTTCTGGGAGCTGCTCGGCTTCTCCATGCAGATGGCGCTGGTGATGTTCACCGGCTACCTGCTGGCGCTCACGGGGCCCGTGCGCGCGCTGCTGGAGCGCGCGGCGCGGGTGCCTCGCACGCCCCGGGGCGCGGCGGCGTGGATGGCCTTCGTCTCCATGGCCCTGGCGTACATCAACTGGGGCCTGTCGCTGGTGGCCAGCGCCATGCTGGTGCGCTTCATGGTGAAGCGCCGGCCGGACGTGGACTACCGGCTGCTGGTGGCGTGCGCGTACTTCGGACTGGGCGCCACGTGGCACTCCGGCCTGTCCGCCTCCGCGCCGCTGCTGGTGGCCACGCCCGGGCACTTCCTGGAGAAGAGCCTGGGCGTCCTGCCCATCAACACGACGCTGTTCTCCCCCTTCAACCTCGGCCTCACGCTGGCCGTGGTGGCCGGGCTGACGCTGCTCGCATGGCTGCTGCATCCGCGCCCGGAGAACACCGTGCGCGTGGACCCGGCGGTGCTGGAGTCCCTGGGCGACTTCGTGCCGCCAGAGCGCCCCGCCGAGCGCGGCTTCGCCGTCTGGCTGGACCACTCCCGGCTGCTCAACACCGTCATCGGCGTGCTGGGGCTGCTGTGGCTGGCGCGGCACCTGTGGATGAACGGCGGCTGGCGCGCGCTCAACCTCAACGTGGTGAACTTCACCTTCCTGGTGCTGGCGGTGCTGCTGCACGGCACGCCCGCGCGGCTGCTCAAGGCCAGCGAGGAGGCCGGCACCGTGCTGCACGGCATCGTGCTCCAGTTCCCGCTGTACGCGGGCATCTACGGCATCTTCAAGGCCACCGGCCTGACGGAGCGCATCGGCGAGCTGTTCGTGTCGCTGTCCACGCGCGAGACATTCCCCGCCATCGTCTACCTGTACAGCGGCGTGGTGAACTACTTCGTCCCCTCCGGCGGCTCCAAGTGGGCCATTGAAGCACCGTACCTGCTGGACGCCGCGACGCGGCTGGGCGTGGCGCCGGAGAAGGTCGTGCTGGCCTACGCGTGGGGTGACATGGCCACCGACCTCATCCAACCCTTCTGGGCGCTGCCGCTGCTGGCCGTGGCGCGCTTGGAGTTCAAAGAGTTGCTGGGCTTCTTGCTGGTGGCCTTCCTCGTGTATCTGCCGCTGGTGACACTGGCCTTCTTCCTCTTCGGCTGA